The Deinococcus koreensis genome window below encodes:
- a CDS encoding peroxiredoxin, translated as MTSPAVGTPFPDFTLQDAQGQPRQLSGYLGQYVVLYAYPKDDTPGCTKEACDFRDNALLKSHGAAILGISADDAESHQSFAEKYSLPFPLLSDPGAAYLESIGAYGDKNMYGKVVRGIKRQTFLIGPDGRLVKAWLAVQVEGHADAVAAAIEKDRAGGESPSRG; from the coding sequence ATGACCTCCCCCGCCGTCGGCACTCCCTTCCCCGACTTCACTCTCCAGGACGCCCAGGGCCAGCCGCGCCAGCTCTCCGGCTACCTCGGGCAGTACGTGGTGCTCTACGCCTACCCCAAGGACGACACGCCCGGCTGCACCAAAGAAGCCTGCGATTTCCGCGACAACGCCCTGCTCAAGTCCCACGGCGCCGCCATCCTGGGCATCAGCGCCGACGACGCCGAGAGCCACCAGAGCTTCGCCGAGAAGTACAGCCTGCCCTTCCCCCTGCTGAGCGATCCCGGCGCGGCCTACCTGGAGAGCATCGGGGCCTACGGCGACAAGAACATGTACGGCAAGGTCGTCCGGGGGATCAAACGCCAGACCTTCCTGATCGGCCCGGACGGCCGCCTGGTGAAAGCCTGGCTGGCCGTGCAGGTCGAGGGGCACGCCGACGCCGTGGCCGCCGCCATCGAGAAAGACCGGGCCGGCGGGGAGAGCCCCAGCCGTGGCTGA
- the rpiA gene encoding ribose 5-phosphate isomerase A — MADLETLKKEAALRAVDLVQSGMRVGLGTGSTAKYAIEELGRRVQAGELTGIVGVATSEASDTLARQVGLRVEVLDPRALDIAIDGADEVAPNLDLIKGLGGALLREKLTEVQARRLIIIADHTKVVNRLGEKAPLPVEIAAFGFLSTIERLRAQLPGGRLRQPGAQPFLTDNGNYIYDAQLPGAIDPPTLERQLKGTLGVVDTGFFLGMAERAFVASPDGVSELTRP, encoded by the coding sequence GTGGCTGATCTGGAAACCCTGAAAAAGGAGGCGGCGCTGCGGGCCGTGGATCTGGTGCAGAGCGGGATGCGGGTGGGCCTGGGCACCGGCAGCACGGCGAAATACGCCATCGAAGAGCTCGGCCGACGGGTTCAGGCCGGTGAACTCACGGGCATCGTGGGCGTGGCGACCTCGGAGGCCAGCGACACCCTGGCGCGGCAGGTGGGCCTGCGGGTCGAGGTGCTCGATCCCCGCGCGCTGGACATCGCCATTGACGGCGCGGACGAGGTCGCTCCCAATCTCGATCTGATCAAGGGCCTGGGCGGCGCGCTGCTGCGCGAGAAACTGACCGAGGTGCAGGCGCGGCGGCTGATCATCATCGCCGACCACACCAAGGTGGTGAACCGGCTGGGCGAGAAGGCCCCGCTGCCGGTCGAGATCGCCGCCTTCGGCTTCCTGAGCACCATCGAGCGTCTGCGCGCGCAACTGCCCGGCGGCCGCCTGAGACAGCCCGGCGCCCAGCCCTTCCTGACCGACAACGGCAACTACATCTACGACGCGCAGCTGCCCGGCGCCATCGACCCGCCCACCCTGGAGCGGCAGCTCAAGGGCACGCTGGGCGTGGTGGACACGGGCTTCTTCCTGGGCATGGCCGAACGGGCGTTCGTGGCCTCGCCGGACGGCGTGAGTGAACTGACCCGGCCTTGA
- a CDS encoding thioredoxin domain-containing protein, whose translation MNRLSSESSPYLRQHADNPVDWQPWSPAAFEQARERDVPVLLSVGYSTCHWCHVMAHESFEDEATAAYMNAHFVNVKVDREERPDVDAVYMAATQAMTGQGGWPMTVFLTADAEPFYAGTYFPPRDGHGLPSFGRVMASVVNAWTTERSKLLGNARALTEHVREASQPRPAQGDLPEGALERAVDNLRRLYDPVRGGFGRAPKFPAPTTLDFLLTQPGGRDMALGTLRAMLAGGIHDQLGGGFHRYSVDAEWRVPHFEKMLYDNAQLTRTLLRAYQFTHDETFADAARSVLAYLEREMRSPEGGFYSAQDADTDGVEGLTFTWTPAEVLEVLGDPEDAEVLTRHLGLSAEGNFLDPHRPEFGKRSVPFVAQTPAQLSGSGDPDGAALRLRLDALKARLHASRQTRPQPGTDDKVLTSWNGLALAAFADAARILQEPAYLQVARQTAAFLHGQMRLQGGTLRHTYARGEARVEGLLEDHALVGLGLVSLFQAGGDLAHLEWARELWTVVVRDFWNEEAGAFMASGGRAEPLLTRQAPGFDSAVISDNAAAALLALWMDRYYTLPEAEALARRTVQTFARDMLAAASGFGGLWQAAAFLHAPHAEVAIIGSPQERRALEAVAAGVPLPFCTLAFTEEGGALPVLEARPGGGRAYVCVNRACELPTQDEQVFRTQLEALARDQGLS comes from the coding sequence ATGAACCGCCTGTCCAGCGAATCGAGTCCCTATCTGCGCCAGCACGCCGACAACCCGGTGGACTGGCAGCCCTGGAGCCCGGCCGCCTTCGAGCAGGCGCGCGAGCGGGACGTGCCGGTGCTGCTCTCCGTGGGGTACTCGACCTGCCACTGGTGCCATGTGATGGCCCACGAGAGTTTCGAGGACGAGGCCACCGCCGCCTACATGAACGCCCACTTCGTGAACGTCAAGGTCGACCGCGAGGAGCGGCCGGACGTGGACGCGGTGTACATGGCCGCCACCCAGGCGATGACCGGTCAGGGCGGCTGGCCCATGACCGTGTTCCTGACCGCTGACGCCGAACCCTTCTACGCCGGCACGTATTTCCCGCCGCGCGACGGCCACGGCCTGCCCAGCTTCGGGCGCGTGATGGCCTCCGTGGTGAACGCCTGGACGACCGAGCGGAGCAAGCTGCTGGGCAATGCCCGCGCCCTGACCGAGCATGTGCGCGAGGCCAGCCAGCCCCGCCCCGCCCAGGGCGACCTGCCGGAGGGCGCGCTGGAGCGGGCCGTGGACAACCTGCGCCGCCTGTACGACCCCGTGCGGGGTGGCTTCGGCCGGGCGCCCAAGTTCCCGGCCCCGACCACGCTGGACTTCCTGCTGACCCAGCCCGGCGGCCGCGACATGGCGCTGGGCACCCTGCGGGCCATGCTCGCGGGCGGTATCCACGACCAGCTGGGCGGGGGCTTTCACCGCTACTCGGTGGACGCCGAGTGGCGCGTGCCCCACTTCGAGAAGATGCTCTATGACAACGCCCAGCTGACCCGCACGCTGCTGCGCGCCTACCAGTTCACCCACGACGAGACCTTCGCCGACGCCGCCCGCAGCGTGTTGGCCTATCTGGAGCGCGAGATGCGCTCCCCAGAGGGCGGCTTCTACTCCGCCCAGGACGCCGACACGGACGGCGTGGAGGGTCTGACCTTCACCTGGACACCCGCCGAGGTGCTGGAGGTGCTGGGCGATCCGGAGGACGCGGAAGTGCTGACGCGCCACCTGGGCCTCAGTGCGGAGGGCAATTTCCTCGATCCCCACCGGCCGGAGTTCGGGAAGCGCAGCGTGCCCTTCGTGGCCCAGACCCCGGCCCAGCTGAGCGGTTCCGGCGACCCGGACGGGGCGGCCCTGCGCTTACGCCTGGACGCCCTGAAAGCCCGCCTGCACGCCTCGCGCCAGACCCGGCCCCAGCCCGGCACCGACGACAAGGTGCTGACCTCCTGGAACGGGCTGGCCCTGGCGGCCTTCGCGGACGCCGCCCGGATCCTGCAGGAGCCGGCCTACCTGCAGGTCGCCCGCCAGACCGCCGCCTTTCTGCACGGGCAGATGCGCCTGCAAGGCGGCACCCTGCGCCACACCTACGCGCGGGGCGAGGCGCGGGTGGAGGGCCTGCTGGAGGATCACGCGCTGGTCGGGCTGGGCCTGGTGTCGCTGTTCCAGGCGGGCGGCGACCTGGCCCACCTCGAGTGGGCGCGCGAGCTGTGGACAGTGGTCGTGCGCGACTTCTGGAACGAGGAGGCCGGCGCCTTCATGGCCTCGGGCGGGCGGGCCGAGCCGCTGCTGACCCGGCAGGCGCCCGGCTTCGACAGCGCGGTGATCAGCGACAACGCGGCCGCCGCCCTGCTGGCCCTGTGGATGGATCGCTACTACACCCTGCCGGAGGCCGAGGCGCTGGCCCGGCGCACGGTGCAGACCTTCGCCCGCGACATGCTGGCGGCGGCCAGCGGCTTCGGCGGACTGTGGCAGGCGGCGGCCTTCCTGCACGCCCCCCACGCCGAGGTCGCCATCATCGGCAGCCCACAGGAGCGGCGGGCGCTGGAGGCCGTCGCGGCGGGCGTACCCCTCCCCTTCTGCACCCTGGCCTTCACGGAAGAAGGCGGAGCGCTGCCGGTGCTGGAAGCCCGGCCGGGCGGGGGCCGGGCCTACGTGTGCGTGAACCGCGCCTGCGAGCTGCCCACCCAGGACGAGCAGGTCTTCCGCACGCAACTGGAGGCGCTGGCGAGGGATCAGGGGCTTTCGTAG
- a CDS encoding transglutaminase-like domain-containing protein, translating into MEPPESNVSSPTPSGTIPAVSVETAPIEHPVRVRAGFSLTFEVPYPTPMLFVVQPQQRLNATGTRQRIIDQRTLGAAEGIHTYTDSHGNLVWRTLAQPGTFTLGHDLIAEVTRHPDPQLPTLRKMPVEELPDETIAYLLPSRYVDSDLVSAEAWERFGHIQGGWAQVQAISDFLYDGCAYGYGSTSSTTAKQALDSKRAVCRDFAHMGVAFCRAMNIPARYVCGYMPDIDITPDPVPMDFHAWFEAYLDGQWRTFDARHNKPRVGRVLIAQGRDASDVAFTTTFGSAKLTHMKVWADETDSSNTLDIPPNPRIF; encoded by the coding sequence ATGGAGCCGCCCGAGTCGAACGTATCCAGCCCCACCCCGTCCGGCACCATCCCTGCTGTGTCTGTCGAAACGGCCCCCATCGAACACCCCGTCCGGGTCCGCGCGGGGTTCTCCCTGACCTTTGAGGTGCCCTACCCCACGCCAATGCTGTTCGTGGTGCAGCCCCAGCAGCGCCTGAACGCGACCGGCACCCGCCAGCGCATCATCGACCAGCGCACCCTGGGCGCCGCCGAGGGCATCCACACCTACACCGACTCGCACGGCAACCTGGTCTGGCGCACGCTGGCCCAGCCCGGCACCTTCACCCTGGGCCACGACCTGATCGCCGAGGTCACGCGCCACCCGGATCCGCAGTTGCCGACCCTCCGCAAGATGCCGGTCGAGGAGCTGCCCGACGAGACCATCGCGTACCTGCTGCCCAGCCGCTACGTCGACAGCGATCTGGTCAGCGCCGAGGCCTGGGAGCGCTTCGGGCACATCCAGGGGGGCTGGGCGCAGGTGCAGGCCATCAGCGACTTCCTGTACGACGGGTGCGCCTACGGCTACGGCAGCACGTCGAGCACCACGGCCAAGCAGGCGCTGGACAGCAAGCGGGCCGTGTGCCGCGACTTCGCGCACATGGGCGTGGCCTTCTGCCGGGCCATGAACATCCCCGCGCGCTACGTGTGCGGCTACATGCCGGACATCGACATCACGCCCGACCCCGTGCCCATGGACTTCCACGCCTGGTTCGAGGCGTACCTGGACGGCCAGTGGCGCACCTTCGACGCCCGCCACAACAAGCCCCGCGTGGGCCGCGTGCTGATCGCGCAGGGCCGCGACGCCTCCGACGTGGCCTTCACGACCACCTTCGGCTCGGCGAAGCTCACGCACATGAAGGTCTGGGCCGATGAGACGGACAGCAGCAATACGCTGGATATTCCGCCGAACCCGCGCATTTTCTGA
- a CDS encoding GMC family oxidoreductase, whose amino-acid sequence MTNKGHTGARIDVIVVGAGSGGCVVARRLLDAGLRVLLLEAGGRDTHPLIRAPAAFPKLFRSALDWNFETVPQPAALGRRFYWPRGKVLGGSSAINATIYIRGSRRDFDSWGPGWTWDEVLPAFRGLERFRGAESATRGVEGALPVGHRAQSHELSHAFVESAAQALGIPQASTFNDGELRGAGILESNHLRGERYSAFRAFLKPVLGHPRLTILTGAHVLELLWDGPRAAGVRLRWQGRTLDAPAGGVVLAAGAIQTPQLLMLSGIGPRAELARHGIPVRADVVGVGEGLQDHLAAPVIFRSRRASLDAMPEWQALARYAWNRQGPLSSNIAEASAFSHARPGLDTEQSDPDIQFHFGPAYFRDHGFQRAPGHHFSVGPVLVAPESRGRITLSSRDPLAAPLIDPAYLSDERDLQSLVAGVRQARDIASVGPLAEMADGEALPGAQAESDEAIAEHIRQECATLYHPAGTAALGDGEGAVVDRHLAVRGVPGLWVADASVMPQVIHANTNATSMMIGARAAEFVAKGL is encoded by the coding sequence ATGACCAATAAGGGCCACACAGGCGCGCGGATAGACGTGATCGTCGTCGGGGCCGGCTCGGGCGGCTGCGTGGTCGCCCGCCGGCTGCTGGACGCGGGCCTCCGGGTGCTGCTGCTCGAAGCGGGCGGCCGGGACACCCATCCGCTGATCCGCGCACCGGCCGCCTTCCCGAAACTGTTCCGCAGCGCCCTCGACTGGAATTTCGAGACCGTGCCGCAGCCCGCCGCACTCGGGCGACGCTTCTACTGGCCGCGCGGCAAGGTGCTGGGCGGCAGCAGCGCCATCAACGCCACCATCTACATCCGGGGCTCGCGGCGCGACTTCGACTCCTGGGGGCCGGGCTGGACGTGGGACGAGGTGCTGCCGGCCTTCCGGGGGCTGGAGCGCTTCCGGGGCGCCGAATCGGCCACACGCGGCGTAGAGGGGGCCTTACCCGTCGGGCACCGCGCCCAGTCGCACGAGCTGAGCCACGCCTTCGTCGAGTCGGCGGCGCAGGCGCTGGGCATCCCGCAGGCCAGCACCTTCAACGACGGCGAGCTGCGCGGCGCGGGCATCCTGGAGAGCAACCACTTACGCGGCGAGCGCTACAGCGCCTTCCGGGCCTTCCTGAAACCGGTGCTGGGGCACCCCAGGCTCACCATCCTGACCGGCGCGCACGTGCTGGAACTGCTGTGGGACGGCCCACGGGCGGCGGGCGTACGCCTGCGCTGGCAGGGCCGCACGCTGGACGCCCCGGCGGGGGGCGTGGTGCTCGCGGCGGGGGCCATCCAGACGCCGCAGTTGCTGATGCTCTCGGGTATCGGGCCACGGGCGGAACTGGCACGCCACGGCATTCCGGTCAGGGCCGATGTGGTGGGTGTCGGCGAGGGGCTGCAGGATCATCTGGCCGCGCCGGTCATCTTCCGCTCGCGCCGCGCCTCGCTGGACGCCATGCCCGAGTGGCAGGCCCTGGCCCGCTACGCCTGGAACCGCCAGGGGCCGCTGAGCAGCAACATCGCCGAGGCGTCCGCCTTCAGCCACGCCCGGCCCGGTCTGGACACGGAGCAGAGCGACCCGGACATCCAGTTCCACTTCGGCCCGGCGTATTTCCGCGATCACGGCTTCCAGCGCGCTCCCGGCCACCACTTCTCCGTGGGCCCGGTGCTGGTGGCGCCGGAGAGCCGGGGCCGTATCACGCTCTCCAGCCGCGATCCCCTGGCCGCCCCGCTGATCGACCCGGCGTACCTGAGCGACGAGCGTGACCTCCAGAGTCTGGTGGCCGGCGTGAGGCAGGCCCGCGACATCGCCTCGGTGGGGCCGCTCGCCGAGATGGCCGACGGGGAGGCCCTGCCCGGCGCCCAGGCCGAGTCCGACGAGGCCATCGCCGAGCACATCCGCCAGGAGTGCGCGACCCTGTACCACCCGGCGGGCACGGCCGCCCTGGGCGACGGCGAGGGCGCCGTGGTCGACCGCCACCTGGCCGTGCGCGGCGTGCCGGGTCTATGGGTCGCCGACGCCAGCGTGATGCCGCAGGTCATCCACGCCAACACCAACGCCACGAGCATGATGATCGGCGCGAGGGCTGCAGAGTTCGTGGCGAAGGGTCTGTAA
- the argJ gene encoding bifunctional glutamate N-acetyltransferase/amino-acid acetyltransferase ArgJ translates to MSASSSSSLQPGSVPLPQGFRAAVMAAGIKPSGKTDLSAVVSDTACTWAFAGTRSTTAAACVTRNRGLYGGGQSVRALLVNAGNANAATGTRGAGDNEDMADALGSVLNVAPDQVLTASTGIIGHLLPMDRVLSGIEHLPDELDTGAEAFAHAIMTTDTRVKLAQATLRGGARLLGTAKGSGMIHPDMATMFAFVFTDAAIGQTQLRAAFPDIVARTFNAVTVDGDTSTNDMAVVFANGAAGDVDEGEFLEALEGVMRDLARQIAADGEGASKLLTVRVSGARSEAEALQAARTCCVSPLLKSAVHGNDPNWGRVIMAVGRSGAAVDIEHLKVSVQGHAVFAGRPLPYGDAAVSDSMKADEVVFEVDLGVGDASGEAWGCDLSAEYVSINADYTT, encoded by the coding sequence ATGAGCGCCTCCTCATCCAGTTCGCTGCAGCCCGGTTCCGTGCCGCTTCCCCAGGGCTTCCGCGCCGCCGTGATGGCCGCCGGCATCAAACCCAGCGGCAAGACCGACCTGAGCGCCGTGGTGTCCGACACGGCCTGCACCTGGGCCTTCGCCGGCACCCGCAGCACCACCGCCGCCGCCTGCGTGACCCGCAACCGGGGCCTGTACGGGGGCGGCCAGAGCGTGCGTGCCCTGCTGGTCAACGCCGGCAACGCCAACGCCGCCACCGGCACGCGCGGCGCGGGCGACAACGAGGACATGGCCGACGCGCTGGGCAGCGTGCTGAACGTGGCGCCCGATCAGGTGCTGACCGCCAGCACCGGGATCATCGGCCACCTGCTGCCGATGGACCGGGTGCTGAGCGGCATCGAGCATCTGCCCGACGAGCTGGACACCGGTGCCGAGGCCTTCGCGCACGCCATCATGACCACCGACACGCGCGTGAAGCTCGCGCAGGCCACGCTGCGGGGCGGCGCGCGGCTGCTCGGCACCGCCAAGGGCAGCGGCATGATCCACCCCGACATGGCGACCATGTTCGCCTTCGTCTTCACCGACGCCGCCATCGGCCAGACCCAGCTGCGCGCCGCCTTCCCGGACATCGTGGCGCGCACCTTCAACGCGGTCACGGTGGACGGCGACACCAGCACCAACGACATGGCCGTGGTGTTCGCCAACGGGGCGGCCGGCGACGTGGACGAGGGTGAATTCCTGGAAGCGCTGGAGGGCGTGATGCGCGACCTGGCCCGGCAGATCGCCGCCGACGGCGAGGGCGCCAGCAAGCTCCTGACCGTGCGGGTCAGCGGCGCCCGCAGCGAGGCCGAGGCGCTGCAGGCGGCGCGCACCTGCTGCGTCAGTCCGCTGCTGAAAAGTGCTGTTCACGGCAACGATCCCAACTGGGGCCGGGTCATCATGGCGGTCGGCCGCTCCGGCGCCGCCGTGGACATCGAGCACCTGAAGGTCTCCGTGCAGGGCCATGCCGTCTTCGCCGGGCGGCCCCTGCCCTACGGGGACGCCGCCGTGAGCGACAGCATGAAGGCCGATGAAGTCGTGTTCGAGGTCGACCTGGGCGTGGGCGACGCCTCCGGGGAAGCCTGGGGCTGCGACCTGAGCGCCGAGTACGTGAGCATCAACGCGGATTACACGACCTGA